One Thiocapsa sp. genomic window, CTGCTCGAAGGGCTGGGAGAACATCATGTGCAGAAAGTTCGGCACGTATCTCAGCTTGGGATCCGGATAGATATAAGGCAACCCTCTGGAGTGGCGATAGGCGTAAGCGGCAATGGTGCGGATCTTACTGATGAGTCCGGCCGCAGCGATCCGCACCGACGCCTTGTCCTGAAGCTCGAAGATCTCCGGATGAAAACAGGATAGGGCATTGATCATGGCCGAGAGGATGGCCATCGGCGGCGCGGCACGCGGAAAACCCTCGAAGTGGTGCTTCATCCCCTCGTCGAGGTTCGCGCACCCGGTCAGATCGGCGGCGAAGGCGTCGTATTCCTCCGGGCTCGGCAGATGGCCGAAGATCAGCAGCCAGGCAACCTCGACGAAGTTCGGCGCCGCCTCGAACTGCTCGATCGGGATGCCTCGGTAGCGCAGGATCCCCTGCTCGCCATCGATGAAGGTAATGGCGCTTTGGCAGCTCCCGGTATTGCCGAATCCGGGATCAAGGGTGATCAGGCCCGTTTCCGAACGCAGGTTTCGGATATCGATTGCGCGCTCCCCCTCCGTTCCCTCGATGATCGGGAAACGATAGGTCGCGTCGCCCACGCTCAAGGTCGCTTCGTCGGACATGGCGGTCTCCGGGGGTCGGGGGTCGGGGTTCGGGGGTCGGGGTTCGGGGGTCGGGTTCGGGGGTCGGGGGTCGGGGGTCGGGGGTCGGGGTCGGGGTCGGGGTCGGGGTCGGGTTCGGGTTCGGGTTCGGGGGTCGGATTTGGAGTTTGGTGCCCCGGGGTTCAGTGGCCTAAAGGATCATCAGGTGACAAAGTTCATTCGAGAGGGTCGACGCCCTCTCCCGTCCTGCCCCTGAACCCTGAACCCTGAACCCTACCCCCTGAACCCCGAACCCTTCCCCCCAAACCCTCAAATCTCCGAAACAACCTTATCGTAAAACGTCAAATAGTCATCCGGCGTCGCCCCCTCGCGCCACTCGATCGCGGAGCGCGGGTGTTGATTGAGCTGCCCGGTGATGTTGTAGGGGACCGACGGACCCCAATCCAGCTCCTTGCGCAGCGGCAGCATGCGGTTCTGGATGACCTCGATGATGGGGCGGACGTTGAATTTGGGGTTGCGCAAGAAACCGAGCAGCAGCTCGGTGTGGCAGTTTCCGGCACCGCGCCCGAAGCCGAAGATGGTCGAGTCGACCCGGTTGCAGCCCAGGATGATGGCCTCGATGGTGTTGGCGAAGGCCAGTTGGAGATTGTTGTGGGCGTGGATGCCGATCTCCTTGCCGGTCCCTTCGAGTGCCGCGGTGTATTTGCGGTAGAGCCGGTCGATCTGCTCGCGGTAGAGATATCCGAAGCTGTCGACGATCACCATGGTGCTGGCCGGCGTCTCGGCGATGGCCTCGAGCACGGTATCGATCTCGGTCTCGGAGATGTTGGAGACCGCCATCAGGTTCGCGGTTGTCTCGTAGCCGAGCTCGGTGGCATGGCGGATCATTTCGACCGCCTCGGACACCTGATGGGCGTAAAAGGCGACGCGGATCATCGAGAGGACGCTCTCGCTCGCCGGCTGGATCTGGGTTTGCCAATCGCTCTTGCCGGCATCGGCCATCACTGCCAGCTTCAGTCCGGATGCCTCGGGATCGTGGTCACCGACCACGCGACGCAGATCGGCCTCGTCGCAGTGGCGCCAAGGACCGAACGTG contains:
- a CDS encoding aldolase catalytic domain-containing protein — encoded protein: MSEKAPWITFRPELKVLDCTVRDGGLVNAHQFGDDFVAALYRACIDAGIDYMEIGYKNSPRVFPKDTFGPWRHCDEADLRRVVGDHDPEASGLKLAVMADAGKSDWQTQIQPASESVLSMIRVAFYAHQVSEAVEMIRHATELGYETTANLMAVSNISETEIDTVLEAIAETPASTMVIVDSFGYLYREQIDRLYRKYTAALEGTGKEIGIHAHNNLQLAFANTIEAIILGCNRVDSTIFGFGRGAGNCHTELLLGFLRNPKFNVRPIIEVIQNRMLPLRKELDWGPSVPYNITGQLNQHPRSAIEWREGATPDDYLTFYDKVVSEI